A genomic window from Brevibacillus agri includes:
- a CDS encoding Glu/Leu/Phe/Val family dehydrogenase, whose product MQKTVEKENLNPYEIVQKQIDTAAALLRLPSHAVEILKRPKRVLAVSFPVKMDDGSVRVFEGFRSQHNDAVGPTKGGIRFHPDVTMDEVKALSMWMSFKCGVVGLPYGGGKGGVICDPHELSAGELERVSRGFMEAIADIVGPDTDIPAPDVYTTPQIMGWMMDTYSRLKGAYSPGVITGKPLAVGGSKGRNEATARGCVFTILEALKDSGRKPAETTVAIQGYGNAGRIAARLLTELGFRIVAVSDSRGGIYHGAGLNIPKVGQLKDTSTILDYPGATAISNEQLLELEVDILIPAALENVITAANADRVRAKWIAEAANGPTTPDADAILREKGVVVIPDILANAGGVTVSYFEWVQNLMHYYWSEQEVNEKLQTAMVNAYRSVAELAEKYKVDLRTGAYMISLLRIKEAMEARGWI is encoded by the coding sequence ATGCAAAAGACAGTAGAAAAAGAAAACCTGAATCCTTACGAGATTGTGCAAAAGCAGATTGACACGGCAGCAGCGTTGCTTCGTCTGCCAAGCCACGCCGTCGAAATCTTGAAAAGGCCGAAGCGCGTGCTCGCAGTCAGCTTTCCGGTCAAAATGGACGATGGCAGCGTTCGCGTATTCGAAGGGTTCCGCTCGCAGCACAACGATGCGGTGGGACCGACCAAAGGCGGCATTCGCTTCCATCCCGACGTCACGATGGATGAGGTCAAAGCGCTCTCGATGTGGATGTCGTTCAAATGCGGTGTCGTCGGCCTGCCGTATGGAGGCGGAAAAGGCGGCGTTATTTGCGATCCGCACGAGCTGAGCGCGGGCGAGCTGGAGCGCGTGAGCCGCGGCTTTATGGAAGCGATTGCGGACATCGTCGGCCCTGACACCGACATTCCCGCGCCGGACGTCTACACGACGCCGCAGATCATGGGCTGGATGATGGATACATACAGCCGATTAAAAGGCGCGTATTCGCCAGGCGTCATCACAGGCAAGCCGCTTGCGGTCGGCGGCTCCAAAGGGAGAAATGAAGCGACGGCCCGCGGATGTGTCTTCACGATTTTGGAGGCGCTCAAAGATTCGGGACGCAAGCCAGCGGAGACGACAGTAGCGATTCAAGGGTACGGCAACGCAGGCCGAATCGCAGCCAGACTGTTGACCGAGCTTGGCTTTCGCATCGTCGCCGTCAGCGATTCGCGCGGCGGCATTTACCACGGTGCAGGCTTGAATATCCCGAAGGTCGGGCAGTTGAAGGACACGTCCACGATCCTGGACTATCCGGGGGCAACCGCGATCTCCAATGAACAGTTGCTGGAGCTGGAAGTCGACATTTTGATTCCGGCCGCACTGGAAAATGTGATTACAGCCGCAAATGCCGATCGCGTCCGGGCCAAGTGGATTGCAGAAGCAGCCAACGGTCCGACGACTCCGGATGCCGACGCGATTTTGCGCGAAAAAGGAGTCGTGGTCATTCCGGACATTCTCGCCAACGCGGGCGGAGTGACCGTGTCGTACTTCGAATGGGTGCAAAACCTGATGCACTACTACTGGTCCGAGCAGGAAGTGAACGAAAAGCTGCAAACCGCGATGGTCAACGCTTACCGGTCGGTGGCGGAGCTTGCGGAAAAATACAAGGTCGACCTGCGCACAGGCGCGTACATGATCTCGCTCTTGCGCATCAAGGAAGCCATGGAAGCGCGTGGCTGGATCTGA